The Pseudomonadota bacterium DNA window ATGATAATTTCTCAGCGTCCGGAACAGCATCTTTTGAAATGTATGGTGGTGCCGGAGATGATGAATTAACTGGAGCAGACGGTGATGATATCTTAAACGGTGATTCTGGAAACGATATCTTAAACGGCAAAGGTGGAAATAATTTCTTATTTGGCTCTCTTGGTGATGACACCTATATCATTGAAAAGCATGCTGGAACAACCACTGAAATTGCTAGTTTTGATACCAATAATAGTTCAGAAAAAATTGATCTTTCAGATTTTGATTTAACTGAATTATTAATTATTACAGACATAAATGGAACAAGAATCAATCTTGGTGATAATCAATATGTAAAACTTACAAACACCAATGTGTCAAGGTTAGATGAAAGTAGCTTTATATTCAAAGTTGGTACGAACCCTCAAATCATTAAACATGTTAATGGAAGCGGTAATGGTGAAATTATAAAAGGTTCTAACACTGATGATATTATAAATGTTGGTGGTGGTAGCAACTACGTAGTTACAGGACGTGGTAATGATGTTGTTTACACAAACCCTGATGCCTTAGATGTAATAAAGATTACCTATAAGCCTGGTGCTACAGATATAATATATGGTTTTGATAAGTATAACTTAACTCAGCTAACATATTGGATGGGGCAGTTTGATGGAGATACTACTACAGGTGCCGGAGTAATTACCAGCGGAACTACCCCGGAGTTATGGGAAGAAAAAACAGTTCAAACCTCTTTTAATAACACTACATTTGATCTAACAGAATTTGCACATTTAGACTCACGTTCAGATTTTATTGTTTACTCAATCGAAAATGATACGGTTATTAACCTTGGTAATGATCAAAAAATTATTCTTAAAAACTATATTCAGCAAAATACTACAACAGATTACGTTTATGGGCGTGACCATGTCGCTTATGGTGGCACTGCACCGGCTCAATTTATCATTGATTATGATATTTTAGATGCACAAGTTGATTCTTCTAACTTTATATTCTCTACTGATGGAAACCATATAGGAAGCCTTATTGACGATGAAATGCATGGTTCTGAGGGCATGGATTATATCAGCGGTAGTGAGGGTGACGATCTAATACTTGGAAATGGTGGAACGGACTTATTAACCGGCGGAACAGGAAATGATGAATTATATGGCGGCAATAACAATGATGGTATTTCCGGTAATGAAGGAAATGATTTAATTTATGGTGGGACAGGAAATGACGCTCTATGGGGTGATCAGGGTAACGACAAGATATATGGTGAAGACGGTCAGGATATTTTAACTGGTGGAACAGGAAGTGACATACTACATGGTGGTAATGATGAAGATACTTATATTTTCAATATAGGTGACGGCATTGATACTATTATTGATGAAGGTAATGTTAATAATAATGCTGATATTATAAAATTTGAGGGTGATGTATCTGAGGAAAGCTTAATATTAACCCGTGACGAGCAAGATTTAATAATAACGTTTAAAAATAACTTTAATGATCGAATAACTATAAAAGGTCATTTTACTGGAAATGCTATAGAAATCATTCGATTCTCTGATAATTCAGAAATTTTCCTTGATAGTATTGGAATTGAGATTAATGGAACATCGGGTTCTGATATTTTGTATGGTACTAGTCGGGATGATATAATTAATGGTTATTCTGGTGACGATACTATATACGGTGGTGAAGGAAATGATACCTATGTATTTAATCAAGGAGACGGTCAAGATATTATCGATGAAACCGGTGCATACTCAAATATGGATGTTATTAGAATAGGTAATAGTATTAATAGCAGTGAAGTTTATCATGAAAAAATCGGTAATGATCTTGTTATTAATTTTATAAATAATCCAACTGATAAAATAACCGTTCTTAATCATTATAATTCAGACAATTCAATGATTGAAAAAATATTATTTGCAGATGGTTCTGAGCTTGATTTGGTTAATAGCTCTGTAAACATCAATGGCTCTATTGGTGATAATATTATTAGTGGTACTTCATACAATGATATTATTAATGGTGGTGAAGGAGATGATGTTCTAGAAGGAGGTGCTGGAAGCGATACGATTGATGGTGGGTTAGGAGATGATGTAATTTCCTATAGAAATTCAAGTCAAGCTGTTAACGTAAATTTAAGTAATAACACGGCATCAGGCGGAGATGCTGAAGGAGATACTTACACCAATATTGAAGGAATTGAAGGCTCAATGTTTAGTGATGTATTAACAGGTGATGCTGGTATTAACAGAATATACGGAGTTGATGGTAACGATAATATTGATGGTCAAGATGGTAATGATAAGCTTTTTGGTGGTATAGGTGCGGATCACATACTTGGTGGTTCAGGAGACGATTTCATTGATGGAGGTGACGGTTCTGATATTTTAGAGGGGCAAGATGGAAATGATGCTATTTTCGGTGGTGCCGGAGGTGACATTATTTTAGGAGGTAGTGGTGACGATTATCTATCTGGAGGTACAGAGGGTGATATAATTGATGGTGGTCTGGATAATGACCTCTTAACTACCGGATTTGGGGATGATACTCTCACCGGAGGAGCCGGTATAGACCAGTTCAATATTAGCAAAAGTGCTAATATTGAAGATATAATTACTGATTATGAATTTGGAATTGGTGAGAAAATAGACCTTTGGGCGTTTTCAACTATAAGAGTTTTTGAAGATATAAGATTTATTCAAGATGGAAGCGATACAGTTATCGATTTAGAAAACAATCAAACTCTTCGTATAAAAAATACAAATATCGGACAATTCTTGGCGGATGATTTTATTTTAAGGGATGCTCCTGAAGAGTTAATTGTAAATAATTTAACTGATGATTACCAGTTGTCACCATCTATCTCCGCAATGGACAATGGTAACTTTGTTATTACATGGTATAGCACAAATAATATGTACGGTAATAATGCTGCGATAAAGGGTCGTATTTTTGAAGCTGATGGAACTCCCCAAGGGGATGAATTTGCAATTATTACAAATTCAGGATACACAAGTGGTGCTTCACAAAATGTTCTAGGAATAAATGGTGGAAAATTTGTTGTCGTATGGGATGAGTATGAAGTTAGTTTCGGACATAAAGCTAAAGGACAAATTTTTAATTCATCAGGACAGAAAGTTGGCTCTGAGTTTGATTTTGCTCAAAATTCAAGCGGTCAAGAAGTATTTAGATATGATACAACAGTTGAGGAGCTTAGTAATGGCAATATTTTAATTGCATGGTCTGGAGTTTCGTCTGACGGTACTAATGGCATACATTCTCAAATATTTTCATCAAACGGTACACCTGTAGGCAACGAGATTCATTTCGTTATAAGCAATCCTTCAGGTAATGATCCTGTAAAAACTTATAGTCATGTTGACGTTACAAAGATGAATAATGATAGATTTATTGTAACATGGAGAGAAAGTTATTCACTTAATGATGATTTAAACACCAAAATGTATAATCATTATATACAACTTTATGATAATGATGGTAATCAAATTGGTAATAATATAAAAATTATTGAAGGTACAGATTATTATGAAAATGGTGAGACTATTAAAGTTAGTGTAGCTAAAACAGTAGTAGTTCAAACTTTGTCTAATAATAATTTTGTGGCGATTTGGAGAGAAGTCGATCAATCCTCAAATAGCAGTGAAGAAAAGATTGTAGGTCAGATATTTAATAGTGATGGTAATGAGATTGGAAATGAATTTAGTATAGCAGCTAAATCATGGCAAAGAATTGATCCACAACTTACAGCACTTGATGATGGAGGATTTATTGTAACATATTCAGCTCTTAACAATGTTTTTGAGTTAAGTGCCGGTGAAGGAATTTATGCTCAAAGATTTAGGTTTGATGGTGTAAAACTTGGAGAGGAGTACCATGTTAATGATAGTATTGAGCAACAACAATTAAGACCTGATATAGATCAGCTTGAAAGCGGTGATTTTGTAATAACATGGGATTCTGAAGCTAAATACGGTCATTTGCCTGAAAAAACAGATATATATGCTAAAATATATTCTGCAGATGATGTGGTAATAAATGATAAGGTATATAACCATACATTTGAGTTTGGAAACGAGATATCAATACAATTACCATTTGACACATTCTTGGACGCTTCCGGCAATGCTCTTACTTATACTGCGACACTAGCAAATGGTCTTCAGTTACCTTCTTGGTTAACCTTTGATCCTATAACTCTAAAATTCTTTGGAACTCCTGAAAATTTAGACATAGGTAGTATTGGCATTAGAATTATAGCGAGTAATACTACTGAATACATGACTGAATCGTTTAATATTAATATTATAGAGCCTTCAGACGTTTATAGTCTACCGGTATCAACTCCTGAAATTTTTGTTAATACTACTACAGTTGGCAATCAAGACACACCTGCAATAACAGCTTTAACAGGTGGAGGTCATGTAATAGTATGGAAAAATGAAGTTTCCGATGATTATTATAAAGTTTACGGTCAAATGTTTGACGCATTTGGCAATAAGATTGGAGCAGAGATTGTTGTAAGTGAAGATGTAAATAGTGGCGATTTGTATGATGTTACAATTTTAGGTACATCAGACGGAGGTTTCTGGGTAGGGTGGCAGAACTATGATTACGACCCTAGCGTATATTATAATATAGGTTCATATATTCAACGTTATGATAATCTTGGTAATAAGATTGGAACTGATCCTATAAGGGTTATTAATGATGGAGATAATGCTCAGAATAATATAAGCATGACTGAGCTTACTAACGGTAATATATCGGTTGTTTGGGACGCAATGAATTTTTCTCCTTCCGGTCAAACTGATATGGATATATACAATCAGATTTTTGATATTAATGGAAATGCGGTTACAACACCCGTCTTGGTAAATGAATATGTAACTCTTGGGCAGTATGAGCCAATTGTAACGGCACTTTCTAATGGTGGCTATGTTATATCTTGGAATGGTAGAATAGATAGTGTAACAACCACTCAGTCACTAGCTAAGATATATGACTCAACCGGTGTTATTTTAGTTAATGAATTTTTATTAAGTGAGGATCTGTCTATAGATAATCGCAACGTTCAATTATCAGCACTTGATAATGGAAAATTCGCTGCAATATGGGTGACTAGTAGTGAAGATGCGTATGATACTGATATTAACGGAAGAATATATGACAGTTCAGGATTGCCTTTAAGCGAAGAGTTTGTTGTAAATGATGAGACATTCTTCTGGCAGCAACAACCGTCTGTTCATACGCTTGATAATGGTCATTTTGTTGTTGTTTGGAGTAGTTTATACCAAGATAATCATCAATCTGGGGTTTTTGGTCAGGTTTTTGATGAAAATGGCAATAAGCTCGGAGGAGAATTTTTAATAAATGAAACTACTTTTGGTACTCAAAATATGCCGACAATAACTTCTATTGGAGGAGGAGAATTTGTAGTTGCATGGATTAGTATAGACCAAGATGGCTCTGAAGGCGGCGTGTATTCAAAAACCTTTACAGAGTCAGATTATCAGGTTGTTGGCAGTAAGCTAATTATTGAAGGTACTGATGTTTCAGACAAACTATACGGATCAGAGCTTGACGATACATTCATAGGTAGAGACGGGAATGATATTTTTGTTATAAAGCAACAGTCCGGAAACATTGATATAATTAAAGATTTTAAAGTTGATGATTTGGGTTATGGAGTAATTTACGATAAAATTGATTTATCAGATTTTTCAAATATCCGTAATTTTGATGATCTTGATATTATCCAGCTTGGTGCAGGTCATGGTAATGGAGCGTATTTGAATCTAGACTTGGGTGATAACCAGACATTGCGTTTAAATAGTATTGATCTACAGTATAAGCCTCTAACAGAAGAAAATTTTATTTTCTACCAAGACATTAATTTTGCCCCTCAGTTGTTTGAAGGGATAAAAGATAAAAACATTTTAGTTGGTGATAATCTAGAATTTGTGATTTCAGATGATGCCTTTTTTGATGTTGAGGGTGATAATATATCATATACTGCAACGTTAGCTGACGGTTCAGATTTGCCTGACTGGCTTACTTTTGATCCTATAGCTAAAACTTTTCAGGGGGCTCCAACAAGTTTCGATGTAGGCAACATAGATAAAATTGACTGCTAGTGATGGAAAGTCTGATGTTGATACTTTCTTTAAAATAGTAACAAAGGGTACATTATTGTTATTAAACTCTAATAAGTATATTGGCTATATAGGAAACATGCCTGATTCATTTGTTATTGATGGATTATTAGCGGCATCATCCAGTGACAATGTAACCGTAACACTCACATTGTCAGATATCTCATCAGGTATATTATCTACAGATTCATTGACTTCAGTAAATGGAGTATTAATAATTACCGGGTTATTAGATGATGTAAATGAGGCTATATCTCAAATCACGTTTACTAAAGACGCAAGTTTTACAGGTCAGGTAAGTATCTCTACTATTTTAGAGGATGGTATTAACCCTGCATTTAATAGTAATGTTACTATACAGCCTAATCAGGCTCCTGTTGCCGCCGTTGATATTATTGCCGGTACTGAAGAAAGTTCATTACTAATAGATACAAATACTCTTATATCAAATGACACAGACCAGGAAGATGTAAGTGTTATTTTTGACAGTATTTTCTCTCAACCTTTAAGTGGTGCAACGCTAATAGATAATTTAGATGGAACATTCACTTATGCACCTAATGCTGATTTTTCAGGTATAGATACATTTGAGTATAAGGTTGTAGATAGATTTGGTGAGGATTCCATTGCTGAAGTTAGAATAAATGTTTCTAATATTAATGATGCTCCAACCGGAATTACACTATCAAGTAATATATTGGCTGAAAATTCATCTGGTGCATTTATTGGTGATTTGACCGTTGTAGATGTTGACACTGGAGATAGCCACACATTTATAGTTGATGATACAAGATTTGAAGTTATAAATGGTCAGCTAAAACTAGTTGACGGTCAATCGTTAGACTTTGAAACTGAGCCAACGGCAGATGTTAATATTATTGCAACTGATTTGGTAGGTGAATCAACAGCTCCTATCACATTTACTATAAATGTTTCGGATACAAATGATGAGCCGACTGCATCAGATATTCAGGCTACTACAAATGAAACAGATGAAGATATTGATTTTGTTATAACTGTAGCGGATATATTAACCCACAGCTTGGCTGATGATGCTGATGTAAGTGATGTGCTTTCAATATATTCTGTGCAGAATGCAGTGAATGGCTCGGTGTTATTTGATGGAACTTCTGTGACTTTTGCCCCTGATGATGATTATTTTGGTTCTGCTAGTTTTGAGTTTACAGTTACAGATGGAAATGGCGGAACGGTAACAAGAATTTTCAATCTTAATGTTGTTGCTATTAATGATAAGCCTGTTGTTTCTTTTGTAAATGGAGCGGTTGACGAAGATACACAACTGACTATTACGTTGTCTGATGCGATTGACCTAGCAAATGAGGATGGTTCTATTGCTCCAACTCAAACAAATATATCGATTTATAATGTTACAGCTAGTGCTACGGTTTCTGTAAATGCAGATGGTACTATCAGTTATAAGGCTGCAGATGACTTTAATGGTGTTGATACATTTGAGTATACAATTACCGATTCACAAGGTTTGGAGTCTGACCAACAAACTGTATCTATTACAGTTAATGCGATAAATGATGCTCCAACAGCTATTACATTATCCGATAACATTTTGGCTGAAAATGTAAGCGGTGCAATTATTGGTGATCTTACAGTTGCCGATATAGATGCCGGTGACAGTCATACGTTTACAACAACGGACGCAAGGTTTGAAGTTGTAAACGGTCAATTAAAATTAGTTGACGGCGTATCATTGGATTATGAGGACGCAACGGTTATTGCTAATAACGGCACTATAAGTTTTGATATTACTGCAACTGATATAGCAGGTGCCGATTATACTGAAACGGTAACAATTAACGTCACTGATGTTGCCGAAGTAGTTGTTGGAACTGCTGCTAACGATACTATTACCGGATATGGCGGCGGTATCGGTAAGGATATCATTTACGGGATGGGTGGCAATGACTTGATAGCTACATATGCTGAAGATGATTATATCGAAGGCGGTGCCGGAAACGACACTATCTACGGAGGTTCGGGCGATGATATCATCGAAGGTCAGGTCGGTCATGATATTTTATACGGCGGCGAAGGAAATGACACGATACGTGGCGGATACGGAGTTGACCACATGCAAGGCGATGCGGGAATAGATACTTTTTTATTTATGGCAATAGCCGATTCAAACGCTACTTATGGAATAGATACTATCCATAACTTTGAAGACGGCACGGATTTGATAGATTTATCGGCGTTAGATGCAAGCGGTATTTCGTCATTTGCAGACCTGACGGTTACTGATAACGGTTCTATGACAACCATTACGGGCAATTCAAATACGTTTGAATTAAAGTTAAACGGTGTTTATACGATTGATGAAAATGATTTCATTTTTTAGATAGTTTTGCAAGAATTGTAGGAACAAATCCTCCATTATTAATTTAGTGGAGGATTTTTTTTGTCCGTCTTTACTGGAATGTCAATCTTGACTAATCTGTACCTGCATGAAGTTATTCATGCCAGCTTGTGAGGGAGATGGCTGTGCTCTCCCGTCAACCCTCTTGCCAGATTGTTTATGGTTTAGATATAACGATGTAAATTTACATTCTTTTTAATTTAACCACCTTGTTATCATGGTCAAGATTGGTTTCTGCCATTTTAATAAGATGCTCAGCCATTTTTTTTACAGCTTGTTTTCTTTTTTCAAGGTCGGCATACTTTTCAAACCACATATCCTCTGGCGATATATCAATAGATAAAGTCATTATACATGCAATAAATAGCTCTAGCCTGTCTTGGCTTACTGGCTTTGTTTTAATAGCTTGTATTATTGCTTCATCAATTTTTGACATGTCTTGGCAATGAACAAGTCCTTCTCCTAGCTTTAAATAATATACGTTACCGATAACAAGGGGGGCCTTACCAAAAATGAATGATTCCCAGCCAGCGGTTCCGGGATAGTACATACTAATTTAGCCTCCTGCATTATCTTAAAATTATCTAAAAAAGGATTTACTAAAATAACGTCCGGCATATTAGCAATTCGTTTGTAAAAGCCTTTTGGTCGCAATCCAAGACAAGGAATATGCTCTTTTACAACTAACCTCATTCCAACAGGCATGGCTCTGGCTATGGATTCTATAACAGACATCTGGTCGGTAAACATGTCAGCTAGAACCATTGTTGAAGCTTCCGGGTCTACATGTAGTGGAAAATATATGTACTCATAATTGCCTATTTCATTATGAAAGAACTTAACCTTATTATTTAACGCTTTTCTCGTGTAGTAAAAATATAAGAGATTTTTCTTTAATATATCAAGCCCATTGCGCTGTCTTAGAACTCCTTTTGTACCTTCCAATCCAAGCTTTATAGCTACACAGCGAACTAAATCCTTCGCTAAGGTCTTCATTATACCCAGATATGAATTATTTTGTTTTAGCTCTTTAATCCAAGATACTGTATCTTGAGGGGCAATAGGTCTTTCCCTGAAATCTTGGATAAATTGCTTGGCTTCATCCATTTTATCAGCAACAAGTGATGGGTTTTTTAGAGCTTTGTCAAATAAATCGGTTACAGGGCGCATTGACCAGTAGTTATTGTCATCCATAATGCAGCAATGCTTTATTCTTGCTATAACAGGCTGCGTAAATGGTATTCCAAAATAATGAGCAACTTCTCCCATTGCGAAAGCTACAGAACCCGCAACACAATAAGCAAATATAGCATCGGGTCGATGGTTCTCATATTCAGTAAACAAATAATCCAGCAATCCGACTACATAACGCCATCGAGCGTCATCGTTGTTTTTAGTAAGTTTTATAAGCTCGGTTCGCTCTACAATACCACCACTTACAAAACCAACGCCTATTTCTCGATCGGCTGTAATTATCCTTCTTATGATATTTGTACCAAGCTTTTTTTCATAATCTTTGAGCTTATCCATATCAAGAGGTGTTTCGAGCCATTTTCTTTCAAGCCCACTTAGCCAGTCATAATTTGAAAATTCAGGGTCTTTTATTTTATCAAGCTCATCCATTAGGTTTGAACGTGCTGCTACTATTGCTCTGAATTCAGAATTAGGGATTTGTTGGTTTATCTCTTTCGCAATACTTATGCTTTGCTCAAAGAATGTGTGTCCTAGTAAAAAGAAAACCCTCATAATTATACTTATCCTATTATAAAGTTTAACTTTTAGGAAGGATTAAAGCCCATTCTTGGAAATATGCTCGCATTTCATTTGTTAACATGAAAGCAAATTTCCTATTAATATTAATCTTTTTGGCTTCATTATATGCCTGCTCATTAATTAAAATTGGTGATTCAGTTTCAAAAGTAACTTTATGAGTCTTTTTGAAGATTTTGGTTACATACTCTTTTAGATCAGAAATATCAGCATTTTGGGTTTTATGAAGTTCAACAACAAAGGCTGCATTTTTATATTTTGATGAATCAAGGTTCTTAAGCAGCTCCCACTCACCACCCTCAATATCTATAAGGTGAAAGGCTTTATCTTGTATATCACTTTGGTTAGCAGCTCTTTTAAAATGCTCCGTGTATTTATCTAGTTCATTGAGTTTTGAAACATTTTTTGCAAAATCAATTTCATTCTCACT harbors:
- a CDS encoding putative Ig domain-containing protein → MQQLEPIMTAGKIVQYIEDRLDINGNSNLSLDEMKDLAGRVDVSSATEGGKVSVLYSGNVDGGSAHGLANDIVNQHTDAGGYSDLGIIDKTDANILFNNDVFLDALQDAVDNHNLVNPNNPTTFENELYKTDGGMWSIASENLASKASGDILVIISPDVDANRVFAANELPKLLNNDDVNTINGLNKTELKIIYDTEGLQPALDRLTVQSSALLNTVKTGTDGFGDKYYKTDELFDHFDGIQGHELPQGVSPTGTVAGADYANWVDTAKANATDVSFKGMLVKVGLAGAILDIVFTAEDAQAAYDQNGVAGAADVIAEWVAGSLGGGILGWVTAAGVATALAPVIAGSGVAVAVGAGVAFVAGFAGGAVGDTLGRAAYDAAKELGVIPSGNDFTDKQAQKEILNNADGAKLKQELDAQGKTVGDFVKQIEQDTGESADEIINDNKEFFGEALGIPPEFNATKNNNGDVIIEGDNGLDTNIDLNTGQVHKNIPHNVNVTDVSNTNGISVGDVAGSVFVNHIMDINPNTPDIGDIGNSVIDRAINTVGASSSQTSGVDLSGAQSAVANSVASGVSAYNGSSSSELNGIALDPGQTYFLLLKDGSLQQVDHNMNKIGEPISSDEVNTETLGRVPSDEIPWSSEEKDDLELKRWDDSSLDIENSFEVASLETKNLLLPEAPSIISMVGDLVSGFAGMIGDVVGSVVSGIGSAISTVGSTISGAVTGALDFLSGLFGSDGFSVPPSGADASGGEFVAPVVIDLDNDGIELTNLNDSTVFFDVDADSYMEKTAWAGADDGLLVIDLFQDGQIVYGEEINYTLWDSTATTDMEALRNVFDTNSNNVLDLEDERFGEFRIWQDFNQNGYVDTDELQTLDAMGIDSISLDSVIPEDEYDGEYIQGNIVYDDTAVTWNNGNFGRAYDTAFEYSIGGLKFNGDSEEFSINYEDGSEVSIYQAPDSNPINIDSEINSYDVVVGSVGDDIITNNGSKDIIFDGGEGDDHLEGGAGNDWLYGGDGIDTLKGGAGNDLLFVDSDDVPANIDGGDGTDIAVITTPTSVTINISDHNIEAVFGNDGNDNFSASGTASFEMYGGAGDDELTGADGDDILNGDSGNDILNGKGGNNFLFGSLGDDTYIIEKHAGTTTEIASFDTNNSSEKIDLSDFDLTELLIITDINGTRINLGDNQYVKLTNTNVSRLDESSFIFKVGTNPQIIKHVNGSGNGEIIKGSNTDDIINVGGGSNYVVTGRGNDVVYTNPDALDVIKITYKPGATDIIYGFDKYNLTQLTYWMGQFDGDTTTGAGVITSGTTPELWEEKTVQTSFNNTTFDLTEFAHLDSRSDFIVYSIENDTVINLGNDQKIILKNYIQQNTTTDYVYGRDHVAYGGTAPAQFIIDYDILDAQVDSSNFIFSTDGNHIGSLIDDEMHGSEGMDYISGSEGDDLILGNGGTDLLTGGTGNDELYGGNNNDGISGNEGNDLIYGGTGNDALWGDQGNDKIYGEDGQDILTGGTGSDILHGGNDEDTYIFNIGDGIDTIIDEGNVNNNADIIKFEGDVSEESLILTRDEQDLIITFKNNFNDRITIKGHFTGNAIEIIRFSDNSEIFLDSIGIEINGTSGSDILYGTSRDDIINGYSGDDTIYGGEGNDTYVFNQGDGQDIIDETGAYSNMDVIRIGNSINSSEVYHEKIGNDLVINFINNPTDKITVLNHYNSDNSMIEKILFADGSELDLVNSSVNINGSIGDNIISGTSYNDIINGGEGDDVLEGGAGSDTIDGGLGDDVISYRNSSQAVNVNLSNNTASGGDAEGDTYTNIEGIEGSMFSDVLTGDAGINRIYGVDGNDNIDGQDGNDKLFGGIGADHILGGSGDDFIDGGDGSDILEGQDGNDAIFGGAGGDIILGGSGDDYLSGGTEGDIIDGGLDNDLLTTGFGDDTLTGGAGIDQFNISKSANIEDIITDYEFGIGEKIDLWAFSTIRVFEDIRFIQDGSDTVIDLENNQTLRIKNTNIGQFLADDFILRDAPEELIVNNLTDDYQLSPSISAMDNGNFVITWYSTNNMYGNNAAIKGRIFEADGTPQGDEFAIITNSGYTSGASQNVLGINGGKFVVVWDEYEVSFGHKAKGQIFNSSGQKVGSEFDFAQNSSGQEVFRYDTTVEELSNGNILIAWSGVSSDGTNGIHSQIFSSNGTPVGNEIHFVISNPSGNDPVKTYSHVDVTKMNNDRFIVTWRESYSLNDDLNTKMYNHYIQLYDNDGNQIGNNIKIIEGTDYYENGETIKVSVAKTVVVQTLSNNNFVAIWREVDQSSNSSEEKIVGQIFNSDGNEIGNEFSIAAKSWQRIDPQLTALDDGGFIVTYSALNNVFELSAGEGIYAQRFRFDGVKLGEEYHVNDSIEQQQLRPDIDQLESGDFVITWDSEAKYGHLPEKTDIYAKIYSADDVVINDKVYNHTFEFGNEISIQLPFDTFLDASGNALTYTATLANGLQLPSWLTFDPITLKFFGTPENLDIGSIGIRIIASNTTEYMTESFNINIIEPSDVYSLPVSTPEIFVNTTTVGNQDTPAITALTGGGHVIVWKNEVSDDYYKVYGQMFDAFGNKIGAEIVVSEDVNSGDLYDVTILGTSDGGFWVGWQNYDYDPSVYYNIGSYIQRYDNLGNKIGTDPIRVINDGDNAQNNISMTELTNGNISVVWDAMNFSPSGQTDMDIYNQIFDINGNAVTTPVLVNEYVTLGQYEPIVTALSNGGYVISWNGRIDSVTTTQSLAKIYDSTGVILVNEFLLSEDLSIDNRNVQLSALDNGKFAAIWVTSSEDAYDTDINGRIYDSSGLPLSEEFVVNDETFFWQQQPSVHTLDNGHFVVVWSSLYQDNHQSGVFGQVFDENGNKLGGEFLINETTFGTQNMPTITSIGGGEFVVAWISIDQDGSEGGVYSKTFTESDYQVVGSKLIIEGTDVSDKLYGSELDDTFIGRDGNDIFVIKQQSGNIDIIKDFKVDDLGYGVIYDKIDLSDFSNIRNFDDLDIIQLGAGHGNGAYLNLDLGDNQTLRLNSIDLQYKPLTEENFIFYQDINFAPQLFEGIKDKNILVGDNLEFVISDDAFFDVEGDNISYTATLADGSDLPDWLTFDPIAKTFQGAPTSFDVGNIDKIDC
- a CDS encoding tandem-95 repeat protein, which codes for MPDSFVIDGLLAASSSDNVTVTLTLSDISSGILSTDSLTSVNGVLIITGLLDDVNEAISQITFTKDASFTGQVSISTILEDGINPAFNSNVTIQPNQAPVAAVDIIAGTEESSLLIDTNTLISNDTDQEDVSVIFDSIFSQPLSGATLIDNLDGTFTYAPNADFSGIDTFEYKVVDRFGEDSIAEVRINVSNINDAPTGITLSSNILAENSSGAFIGDLTVVDVDTGDSHTFIVDDTRFEVINGQLKLVDGQSLDFETEPTADVNIIATDLVGESTAPITFTINVSDTNDEPTASDIQATTNETDEDIDFVITVADILTHSLADDADVSDVLSIYSVQNAVNGSVLFDGTSVTFAPDDDYFGSASFEFTVTDGNGGTVTRIFNLNVVAINDKPVVSFVNGAVDEDTQLTITLSDAIDLANEDGSIAPTQTNISIYNVTASATVSVNADGTISYKAADDFNGVDTFEYTITDSQGLESDQQTVSITVNAINDAPTAITLSDNILAENVSGAIIGDLTVADIDAGDSHTFTTTDARFEVVNGQLKLVDGVSLDYEDATVIANNGTISFDITATDIAGADYTETVTINVTDVAEVVVGTAANDTITGYGGGIGKDIIYGMGGNDLIATYAEDDYIEGGAGNDTIYGGSGDDIIEGQVGHDILYGGEGNDTIRGGYGVDHMQGDAGIDTFLFMAIADSNATYGIDTIHNFEDGTDLIDLSALDASGISSFADLTVTDNGSMTTITGNSNTFELKLNGVYTIDENDFIF
- a CDS encoding class I SAM-dependent methyltransferase, with product MSVQLIEEKLLSHFFRRVRKKYANRLLEQKKVLSGEYCGMRLPDKSIFANFSYAQVLGTYELFLQTIIAKNIEKYEKFIDIGCGCGYYTNGVAFKYKKPTLGIDLSENEIDFAKNVSKLNELDKYTEHFKRAANQSDIQDKAFHLIDIEGGEWELLKNLDSSKYKNAAFVVELHKTQNADISDLKEYVTKIFKKTHKVTFETESPILINEQAYNEAKKININRKFAFMLTNEMRAYFQEWALILPKS